Below is a window of Rhodoglobus vestalii DNA.
GATGCCATGAATGAGCAGGATTGTGCCGGTGGGCACTGAGTCTGGTTCCCAGATCGCGGCTGTGAGTTCCCCGCCCTCCACGGGGCACCGGATGGTTCGATAGTGCTGTGTCATCGTGCGCTCCAGCCGCCATCCATCGTGTAGGAGGCCCCCGTGACCATTCCGGCGGTGTCGCCGGTCAGCCACAAGACAAGATCGGCCACTTCCTCGGGTTCAAGCAATCTCTTGATGACGCTCTCAGTCAGCATGACTTTCTCAACGACTTCAGACTCGGGGATACCGTGCGCTTTTGCCTGGTCAGCGATCTGCTTTTCGACCAGAGGGGTGCGCACATAGCCGGGATTCACGCAGTTGCTGGTGACGCCGTGAGCTCCACCCTCCAGAGCCGTCACTTTGGAGAAACCTTCGAGCGCGTGCTTCGCGGTGACATAGGCCGACTTGTAGGGCGATGCCCGCAGACCATGCACTGAGCTGATGTTGATGATGCGCCCAAACTCACGCTCGTACATTCGCGGCAACGCGGCCCGCACGAGCAGGAACGGCGCTTCGACCATGAGATCGAGGATGCGCCTGAACATTTTCGGCTCAAAGCTCTCAATCGCACTCACGTGCTGAATGCCCGCATTGTTGACGAGGATGTCGATGTCGAGGGTGAGATCGGCAAGGGCCGCCGTGTCGGTGAGGTCAACCTGCCAGGCTTCGCCGCCGACCCGCGCCGCTTGGGCTGTAGCGGCATCGCCGTTGAGATCGGCAACGATCACGTGCGCCCCGGCATTCGCGAGCGACACGGTGCACGCCGCCCCTATCCCGCTGGCACCACCAGTGACGAGGGCCCTTCGGCCCGAAAGATCAGTCATTTCTCGACTCCCCCACGGTTCGGCTCCGGCACAGCCAGAGCACGGCGAATAAATGTGATCATGTGATCGAGAACATCGTCAGGAACCCGTGAGGTTCCGCTGGCGGTCGGATCGGCATCGTTTCCTGCCGTCGGGGAATCGCCCCACAGCACCCACCGCATCCCGATCATCTCGCCAATGCCCATGAGAGCCCAGGCAGCCACAGTCGGATCAATATCGCCAATTTCACCCAGCAACTGTGCTTCTTTGAGCCCCTCGATGTAACCATCGACGATGCGCGAATAGTGCAACCGGAGCGACTTGGGTGACACGAATTCGGCCTCGCGAACCACCCGATAAAGTGCCGGATGCTCGGCCGTGAACTCGAAGAACGCGCGAAAACCTGCACGCTCCGATTCGATGCGATTGGATGCCGCAGCCGACGCCTCACTCATGGCCCGGCGCACCCGGCGGTTGAGATCCTCAACGAGCTCCTCAAAAATCTCGAGCTTGCTCGCAAAGTAGAGGTAAAACGTGCCCTGGCCGACACCCGCCTCTTCGGTGATGCGCACGATCGACGCATCCGCGTAGCCGTAGCGGGCAAAGACTATTTCGGCTGCTTCGATCAGTTTGGTTTTGGTGCGGGTGCCGCGAGCGGTAAGCGGTGTAGTCATGAACTGATCCG
It encodes the following:
- a CDS encoding 3-hydroxybutyrate dehydrogenase, with protein sequence MTDLSGRRALVTGGASGIGAACTVSLANAGAHVIVADLNGDAATAQAARVGGEAWQVDLTDTAALADLTLDIDILVNNAGIQHVSAIESFEPKMFRRILDLMVEAPFLLVRAALPRMYEREFGRIINISSVHGLRASPYKSAYVTAKHALEGFSKVTALEGGAHGVTSNCVNPGYVRTPLVEKQIADQAKAHGIPESEVVEKVMLTESVIKRLLEPEEVADLVLWLTGDTAGMVTGASYTMDGGWSAR
- a CDS encoding TetR/AcrR family transcriptional regulator, which gives rise to MTTPLTARGTRTKTKLIEAAEIVFARYGYADASIVRITEEAGVGQGTFYLYFASKLEIFEELVEDLNRRVRRAMSEASAAASNRIESERAGFRAFFEFTAEHPALYRVVREAEFVSPKSLRLHYSRIVDGYIEGLKEAQLLGEIGDIDPTVAAWALMGIGEMIGMRWVLWGDSPTAGNDADPTASGTSRVPDDVLDHMITFIRRALAVPEPNRGGVEK